One segment of Streptosporangium brasiliense DNA contains the following:
- a CDS encoding L,D-transpeptidase — protein MERRGLRTPLAGLAVAAAAVLATSCSGGSAPTAPATDGQRAAAATTPAAPVIKISPAQGSATVRPDKKVVVTAANGSLEQVTVESGGKPLAGSFDAGRTKWVSKAPLKPSSEYTVSARAVGGTTASSSFTTLKPKVELAVADVTPALKGEKVGVGAPIIVTFNQPVSQKAAVEQALEVTSEKPSQGAWRWINDTTVIYRTAKFWQPHQKVTFTARLNGVQGGKDMYGVKDFTKSIRIGAAQIATIDTRKHKMIVKRDGKVVQTMLISAGNASTREYTTTSGVHLAMGKANPERMISPGRKKGDPGYYDLMINHAVRFSNSGEYVHALNNVWAQGRQNVSHGCINSRPDQARWYYNQVQRGDVITITGTDRKMEWNNGWGFWQLSFKQWAKGSALA, from the coding sequence GTGGAACGTCGTGGTCTGAGGACACCGCTGGCCGGACTGGCGGTGGCGGCGGCGGCCGTACTTGCCACCTCCTGCTCCGGCGGGTCGGCCCCGACGGCCCCTGCCACCGACGGCCAGCGCGCCGCGGCGGCCACCACACCGGCCGCGCCGGTGATAAAGATCAGCCCGGCCCAGGGCAGCGCGACCGTGCGACCGGACAAGAAGGTCGTCGTCACCGCCGCCAACGGGTCACTTGAGCAGGTAACCGTGGAGAGCGGCGGCAAGCCGCTGGCCGGCTCCTTCGACGCCGGCCGGACCAAATGGGTCTCCAAGGCCCCGTTGAAACCCTCCAGCGAATACACCGTCTCGGCACGCGCCGTGGGCGGAACCACCGCCAGCAGCTCCTTCACGACACTCAAACCGAAGGTCGAACTGGCGGTGGCCGATGTGACCCCGGCACTGAAGGGGGAGAAGGTCGGCGTGGGGGCGCCGATCATCGTCACCTTCAACCAGCCGGTCAGTCAGAAGGCCGCAGTGGAACAGGCATTGGAGGTGACCTCGGAGAAGCCCTCCCAGGGCGCGTGGCGGTGGATCAACGACACCACCGTGATCTACCGGACCGCCAAGTTCTGGCAGCCCCACCAGAAGGTGACCTTCACCGCCCGCCTCAACGGCGTACAGGGCGGCAAGGACATGTACGGGGTCAAGGACTTCACCAAGAGCATCCGGATCGGCGCGGCCCAGATCGCCACCATCGACACCCGCAAGCACAAGATGATCGTCAAGCGGGACGGCAAGGTCGTGCAGACCATGCTGATCAGCGCCGGCAACGCCAGCACCCGCGAATACACCACCACCAGCGGCGTGCACCTGGCGATGGGCAAGGCCAACCCCGAGCGGATGATCTCACCGGGCCGCAAGAAGGGCGACCCCGGCTACTACGACCTGATGATCAACCACGCGGTGCGTTTCTCCAACAGCGGCGAATACGTCCACGCGCTGAACAACGTCTGGGCCCAGGGCCGCCAGAACGTCAGCCACGGCTGCATCAACTCCCGCCCCGACCAGGCCCGGTGGTACTACAACCAGGTCCAGCGCGGCGACGTGATCACCATCACCGGCACCGACCGGAAGATGGAGTGGAACAACGGCTGGGGCTTCTGGCAGCTGTCGTTCAAGCAGTGGGCCAAGGGCAGCGCCCTGGCCTGA
- a CDS encoding DJ-1/PfpI family protein: MEERLFVIVAYAGAELLDIACVSDALDVANRLGAGPPYLIRMASPGGRDVACGSGLVLRGQQALERLSGPLDTLLVAGGQGYEAAAADVRLVGHVRRLARESRRVASVCTGAGVLAATGLLDGRRATTHWAYAGAIAGRYPRVRVDPAPIYIRDGRFCTAAGVTSALDLTLALIEDDHGAELARRAARGLVTYLQRPGDQRQMSMFVAAPPPDHDLVRALVGYVGAHLDADLSAAALARRAGVSGRHLAGCSPAGWGRARRGTCAARAPRRRRSCWPRPRCGGGGGAPVRVRLGRDAAAGFHRPLRRAAGPLPSGRRRGPLSSAAAGPPCGRCRKRVPLIGMRWEALPARRAVGGPARIERTAVTRVHGGLTCYEVQARGALERTAEGWALSPYRGCAQACRLLRGPARPPLLGLDTGTGFDSRIVVRTNIVRRLRAELASAWDGEHVRVGMAGDCYQGAEEIYRLMPGVVAALREAGAPFTVHTKSTLILRDAGLLAAAPGRVWWSRSPSSTIRSAAPWSPARRARRNVWSWWRSSTSVVCRAGW; the protein is encoded by the coding sequence GTGGAGGAGCGGCTGTTCGTGATCGTGGCCTATGCCGGCGCCGAGCTGCTGGACATCGCCTGCGTCTCCGACGCCCTGGACGTGGCCAACCGGCTCGGCGCCGGTCCGCCGTACCTGATCCGGATGGCCAGCCCGGGCGGCCGGGACGTCGCCTGCGGCTCCGGGCTGGTCCTGCGCGGGCAGCAGGCGCTGGAGCGGCTTTCCGGGCCGCTGGACACGCTGCTGGTCGCCGGCGGCCAGGGGTATGAGGCGGCCGCCGCCGACGTCCGCCTGGTGGGGCATGTGCGGAGGCTGGCGCGGGAGAGCCGCCGGGTGGCCTCGGTGTGCACCGGGGCCGGTGTGCTGGCGGCGACCGGGCTGCTGGACGGCCGCCGCGCCACCACGCACTGGGCCTACGCCGGCGCGATCGCCGGACGGTATCCGAGGGTGCGGGTGGATCCGGCGCCGATCTACATCCGTGACGGGCGTTTCTGCACCGCGGCCGGGGTGACCAGCGCGCTGGACCTGACGCTGGCGCTGATCGAGGACGACCACGGCGCGGAGCTGGCCCGCCGTGCGGCGCGCGGGCTGGTGACCTACCTGCAGCGGCCCGGCGACCAGCGGCAGATGAGCATGTTCGTGGCCGCGCCGCCGCCCGACCACGATCTGGTGCGGGCTCTGGTCGGGTATGTCGGCGCTCATCTGGACGCCGACCTGTCGGCGGCGGCGCTGGCCCGGCGGGCGGGGGTCAGCGGCCGTCATCTGGCCGGCTGTTCGCCGGCCGGTTGGGGCAGAGCCCGGCGCGGTACGTGCGCGGCGCGCGCGCCGAGGCGGCGGCGCAGCTGCTGGCCTCGACCTCGCTGCGGTGGCGGCGGTGGCGCGCCGGTGCGGGTTCGGCTCGGCCGAGACGCTGCGGCAGGCTTTCACCGACCGCTACGGCGTGCCGCCGGCCCGCTACCGTCAGGCCGCCGGCGCGGGCCGCTGAGCAGCGCCGCAGCGGGTCCCCCTTGCGGGCGGTGTCGAAAACGTGTTCCACTGATCGGCATGCGATGGGAGGCGCTGCCTGCTCGCCGGGCCGTCGGAGGCCCGGCGCGGATCGAGCGCACCGCGGTGACCCGGGTTCACGGTGGGCTGACCTGTTACGAGGTGCAGGCCCGTGGCGCGCTGGAGCGCACCGCCGAGGGATGGGCGCTGAGCCCCTACCGGGGGTGCGCGCAGGCCTGCCGTTTACTGCGCGGTCCGGCGCGGCCACCGTTACTGGGGCTGGACACCGGCACCGGCTTCGACTCGCGGATCGTGGTGCGCACCAACATCGTGCGGCGGCTGCGGGCCGAGCTGGCCTCCGCCTGGGACGGCGAGCACGTCCGCGTGGGCATGGCCGGTGACTGCTACCAGGGTGCCGAGGAGATCTACCGGCTGATGCCCGGTGTGGTGGCCGCCCTGCGCGAGGCCGGGGCGCCGTTCACCGTGCACACCAAGAGCACGCTCATCCTGCGCGACGCCGGGTTGCTGGCCGCCGCTCCGGGGCGGGTGTGGTGGTCTCGATCGCCTTCGTCGACGATCAGATCCGCCGCACCGTGGAGCCCGGCGCGCCGGGCGCGCAGAAACGTCTGGAGCTGGTGGCGGAGCTCAACGAGCGTGGTGTGCCGTGCGGGGTGGTGA